The bacterium genome includes a window with the following:
- a CDS encoding flippase, which translates to MPALLSKLFKNSAYLLVMNLGMLAALFVFSVLLARSLGKEALGLYTLFTATLMPFAYFVDLGQSTSLVQDIGRAPHASTRIVHTSLALKALLSAIAAPALMLFSFLYFKQAEERQLFWVLGLLLLPRSLGATLEAAFRAHQQMVPPTTATLGSSALLLAGAWWLLATTRDLQTVLWFLVIVEIAKTALLAELYRRAHGYGLAAHKPFFDRALGRELVVAALPFFLMGLLGILHYRLDIMLLAALRDNAEAGIYSAAGNFVKVLRVAPSVIVAAFFPAIAGMRTNSAAVRALARKTLWLQLVCSSALALAIFLFAEILIGQTYHFTEAVTVLRVQVWSIVPLALYATLVYVFFQADKPAWNMRIMAAAVVCNVMLNCLLIPRWGALAAAISSVASESLCCVLYFGCYFALQRSTLPESAAVERAAGRVNSSAPCDTA; encoded by the coding sequence ATGCCCGCCCTTCTCTCGAAATTGTTCAAGAACTCGGCCTATCTCCTGGTCATGAATCTCGGCATGCTGGCCGCGTTGTTCGTGTTCTCCGTGCTGCTGGCGCGCAGCCTGGGCAAGGAGGCGCTCGGACTCTACACGCTGTTCACCGCCACGCTCATGCCGTTCGCCTATTTTGTCGATCTCGGGCAATCGACTTCCCTGGTGCAGGACATTGGCCGCGCGCCACACGCCAGCACCCGCATCGTGCACACCAGCCTCGCCTTGAAGGCGCTGTTGAGCGCGATCGCGGCTCCGGCGCTGATGCTGTTTTCCTTCCTTTACTTCAAGCAAGCGGAGGAACGCCAGCTCTTTTGGGTGTTGGGATTGCTGTTGCTGCCGCGCAGCCTTGGCGCCACGCTCGAAGCCGCTTTCCGGGCGCACCAGCAAATGGTTCCTCCCACCACGGCCACGCTGGGCAGTAGCGCCTTGTTGCTGGCCGGCGCATGGTGGTTGCTCGCCACGACGCGCGATCTGCAGACCGTCTTGTGGTTTTTGGTGATCGTGGAAATCGCCAAGACGGCCTTGCTGGCGGAACTCTATCGGCGGGCGCATGGCTACGGACTTGCCGCGCACAAACCGTTCTTTGATCGTGCTCTTGGCCGCGAGCTGGTGGTGGCAGCGCTGCCGTTCTTTCTGATGGGCTTGCTCGGCATTCTGCATTATCGCTTGGATATCATGCTGCTCGCGGCCCTGCGCGACAACGCGGAAGCCGGCATTTACAGCGCCGCCGGCAATTTCGTGAAGGTGTTGCGCGTGGCGCCCTCGGTGATCGTGGCCGCGTTCTTTCCGGCGATTGCCGGCATGCGCACGAATTCGGCCGCGGTGCGAGCGCTGGCGCGCAAAACACTGTGGCTGCAACTGGTCTGCAGCAGCGCGCTGGCGCTGGCGATTTTTCTGTTCGCCGAGATTCTGATCGGACAAACCTATCATTTCACCGAAGCGGTGACGGTGTTGCGCGTGCAGGTTTGGTCAATCGTGCCGCTGGCGTTGTATGCCACGCTGGTTTATGTCTTCTTCCAAGCCGACAAGCCGGCCTGGAACATGCGCATCATGGCAGCGGCGGTGGTGTGCAATGTCATGCTGAATTGCCTGCTCATTCCGCGCTGGGGCGCGCTCGCCGCCGCGATCAGCAGCGTGGCCAGCGAATCATTGTGTTGCGTTTTGTATTTCGGCTGCTACTTCGCACTGCAACGGTCCACGCTGCCGGAGTCTGCGGCAGTGGAGCGTGCCGCCGGCAGGGTCAATTCCTCCGCGCCGTGCGACACGGCGTGA
- a CDS encoding DUF962 domain-containing protein, whose product MFAGKTWDEWIGQYAQSHQNPVNRACHTVGIPLIAISVLLFLAAPFFANLWLPALALFVIGWIFQFIGHAFEGKPPEFFRDWRFLFVGLRWWFAKVRGRA is encoded by the coding sequence ATGTTCGCTGGAAAAACCTGGGACGAATGGATCGGGCAGTATGCGCAGAGCCACCAAAATCCCGTCAATCGTGCGTGTCACACCGTCGGTATTCCCCTGATTGCGATTTCCGTGCTGCTGTTCCTTGCCGCGCCCTTCTTTGCGAATCTCTGGCTGCCGGCGCTGGCGCTGTTTGTCATCGGCTGGATTTTTCAATTCATCGGACATGCCTTCGAAGGCAAGCCACCGGAGTTTTTCCGCGACTGGCGCTTTCTATTCGTGGGGCTGCGCTGGTGGTTTGCCAAAGTGCGCGGCCGCGCGTGA
- a CDS encoding TIGR00730 family Rossman fold protein — MSLQRVCVYCASSSQCDAFYFEETRRLGAELARHGLTIVFGGGSVGLMGALADSALAAGGKVIGVLPHFMQEVEWGHNGLTELHLTDDMHQRKRVMIEKSQGLIALPGGSGTLEELFEAITWKRLGLHTHPIVIVNLRGFFDPALELLERCIRERFMRPQHRLMWSVVDSVDGVIGALHNAPPWDRNAMPEARV; from the coding sequence TTGTCCCTCCAACGGGTTTGTGTCTATTGCGCCTCCAGCAGCCAGTGCGATGCCTTCTATTTCGAAGAAACCCGGCGTCTTGGCGCTGAGCTGGCGCGTCACGGCCTCACCATTGTTTTCGGCGGCGGCAGCGTCGGCCTGATGGGCGCGCTCGCGGACAGCGCGCTGGCCGCCGGCGGCAAAGTCATCGGCGTCCTGCCGCACTTCATGCAGGAAGTGGAGTGGGGCCACAACGGCCTCACCGAGCTGCATCTCACCGACGATATGCACCAGCGCAAGCGTGTGATGATCGAAAAATCCCAGGGCCTGATTGCGCTGCCCGGCGGCAGCGGCACGCTGGAGGAATTGTTCGAAGCGATCACGTGGAAGCGCCTGGGCTTGCACACCCATCCCATTGTCATCGTGAACCTGCGCGGCTTCTTCGATCCTGCCCTCGAGCTGCTCGAACGCTGCATTCGCGAACGCTTCATGCGGCCGCAGCATCGTTTAATGTGGTCGGTGGTGGATTCCGTCGACGGCGTGATTGGCGCACTGCACAACGCCCCGCCCTGGGATCGCAACGCCATGCCAGAAGCCAGAGTCTGA
- a CDS encoding HXXEE domain-containing protein has translation MSITLTSAPPALAGKWLWLFPATYLVHLTEEYWGGEGFYRWLAKFAGNGLTAGQFLSINALFLIIMIVSMLVILRGPAWHWLLSGYGTLVVINGVLHVIGTMVTASYSPGLVSGVLLWIPLGIYTLRRCRRTLPPAEFWFGFSAGVVMHAAVSLIALTIG, from the coding sequence ATGTCCATTACCCTCACCTCCGCGCCGCCCGCTTTGGCGGGAAAATGGTTGTGGCTTTTTCCGGCCACTTATCTCGTGCATCTCACCGAGGAGTATTGGGGCGGTGAGGGCTTCTACCGCTGGCTGGCCAAATTCGCCGGCAACGGGCTGACCGCCGGGCAATTTCTCTCCATCAATGCCCTCTTCCTGATCATCATGATCGTCAGCATGCTGGTGATTCTGCGCGGCCCGGCTTGGCATTGGCTGTTGAGCGGATACGGCACGCTGGTGGTGATCAACGGCGTGTTGCACGTGATCGGCACCATGGTCACGGCCTCCTACTCGCCGGGACTGGTGTCGGGCGTGCTGTTGTGGATTCCGCTGGGCATATACACGCTGCGGCGCTGCCGGCGCACGCTGCCGCCCGCCGAGTTCTGGTTCGGCTTTTCCGCGGGCGTCGTGATGCACGCGGCGGTCTCTTTGATCGCCTTGACGATCGGATGA
- a CDS encoding threonine/serine dehydratase — MNDLAAHVLQAAEHLRPHVKETPLEYSLPLSQDTGSEVYLKLENLQHTGSFKVRGALNKMLTLAAAQPDRGVVAASTGNHGAAVAFGGRKLGLKPLIFVPDNASPAKMAAIRRLGAEIRVHGHDSVITEIFAREYARENGLVYISPYNDEQVIAGQGTIGVEIARQHDHLEAVFVALGGGGMIAGIAAYLKSMQPGIKIIGCSPRNSCVMIESVKAGHILELESLPTLSDGTAGGVEADALTLPLCRDLVDDYVTVTEEEISATLLWFMETHHQLIEGAAAVAISAFVQQAESYRGKHVAVVICGGNLSLATLRSLLCGATAGTAAHNE; from the coding sequence ATGAATGATCTCGCTGCCCACGTGTTGCAGGCTGCCGAGCATTTGCGGCCGCACGTGAAAGAGACACCGCTCGAGTATTCGTTGCCGTTGAGTCAGGACACCGGCAGCGAGGTTTATCTGAAGCTGGAGAATTTGCAGCACACCGGTTCTTTCAAAGTCCGCGGCGCCTTGAACAAGATGCTTACGCTCGCGGCGGCGCAACCGGACCGCGGCGTGGTCGCGGCTTCCACCGGCAATCACGGTGCAGCGGTGGCATTCGGCGGCCGCAAGCTGGGTCTCAAACCGCTCATTTTTGTGCCGGACAATGCCTCGCCCGCGAAGATGGCGGCGATTCGCCGGCTGGGCGCGGAGATACGCGTGCACGGCCACGACTCGGTGATCACCGAGATCTTCGCGCGCGAGTATGCCCGCGAAAACGGACTGGTCTACATTTCGCCCTACAACGACGAGCAGGTGATCGCGGGTCAGGGCACGATCGGCGTCGAAATCGCGCGCCAGCACGACCATCTCGAGGCGGTGTTCGTCGCGCTCGGCGGCGGCGGCATGATTGCGGGTATCGCTGCTTATCTCAAGTCGATGCAACCCGGCATCAAGATCATCGGCTGCTCGCCGCGGAACTCCTGCGTGATGATCGAATCCGTGAAAGCCGGCCACATCCTGGAGCTGGAATCGCTGCCTACGCTTTCCGACGGCACGGCCGGCGGTGTCGAAGCCGACGCCCTCACGCTGCCGTTGTGCCGCGACCTGGTGGATGACTATGTGACGGTCACCGAGGAGGAGATCAGCGCGACGCTGCTGTGGTTCATGGAAACGCATCATCAACTCATCGAAGGCGCGGCCGCGGTGGCGATCAGCGCTTTTGTGCAACAAGCCGAATCTTACCGCGGCAAACACGTCGCCGTGGTGATTTGCGGCGGTAACCTCAGTCTCGCGACTCTGCGAAGTCTTTTGTGCGGCGCTACTGCCGGCACAGCAGCGCACAACGAATGA
- a CDS encoding B12-binding domain-containing radical SAM protein, translating to MIDVLLAHSFFLRFDPKQWQTMQPYPPLGTLYAAAYLRQKGWRVALFDSMLAAGPAALRPALDNSQPRAVVFYEDSFNWLSKMCLTRMREACFAMISLAKTRGVPVIVAGSDATDQQQLYFNAGADYVILGEGEISLAELVAAILQRPAQPLDQIAGIAFRQNGSITATAGRGFLKQLDQLPFPAWDLVDIDSYRNAWRRKHGYFSMNMVSTRGCPFRCNWCAKPIYGDRYNSRSPENVAQEMAWLKQQYQPDHIWFSDDIFGLKPGWVERFGEAVQAAEATIPFKIQARVDLLHEEAVLGLKQAGCRTVWVGAESGSQRILDAMDKGTTVAQIHAAAERLHRHGLQVCFFLQFGYPGETDADIEKTIKMVHDCRPDDLGISVSYPLPGTRFYERVKAELGEKHNWEHSDDLDLMFRGQYQPEFYRQLHRVVHQEFRLHKTAALFSEMWQKPSQLTLRKVRQLLAAAGRWPLLHVERARLQRLKRPNQAFEVEKTKDRPRT from the coding sequence ATGATCGATGTCTTGCTCGCCCATTCTTTTTTTCTCCGCTTCGATCCCAAACAGTGGCAGACGATGCAGCCCTATCCACCGCTGGGGACGTTGTATGCCGCCGCTTATCTGCGGCAAAAGGGCTGGCGCGTTGCCCTGTTCGACAGCATGCTCGCCGCCGGCCCCGCAGCGCTGCGCCCGGCGCTCGACAATTCTCAACCGCGCGCCGTGGTGTTCTATGAAGACAGCTTCAACTGGCTCAGCAAGATGTGCCTGACGCGCATGCGCGAGGCTTGCTTCGCAATGATCTCACTCGCCAAGACTCGCGGCGTGCCGGTGATCGTGGCCGGCTCGGATGCCACCGACCAGCAACAGCTCTATTTCAACGCCGGGGCGGACTATGTCATTTTGGGAGAAGGTGAAATTTCGCTGGCAGAGCTGGTGGCGGCGATTCTCCAGCGCCCGGCCCAACCGCTGGATCAAATCGCGGGCATCGCTTTCCGGCAGAACGGTAGCATCACAGCAACGGCGGGCCGCGGCTTTCTCAAACAACTCGATCAACTGCCGTTTCCGGCGTGGGACTTGGTCGACATCGACTCGTATCGCAATGCGTGGCGCCGCAAACACGGCTATTTTTCGATGAACATGGTCAGCACGCGCGGCTGCCCGTTTCGTTGCAACTGGTGCGCAAAGCCGATCTATGGCGATCGTTACAATTCCCGTTCGCCAGAGAATGTGGCGCAGGAGATGGCCTGGCTGAAACAGCAGTATCAGCCGGATCACATTTGGTTCAGCGACGACATCTTCGGCCTCAAGCCGGGCTGGGTCGAGCGTTTCGGTGAGGCAGTGCAAGCCGCCGAGGCGACCATCCCGTTCAAGATTCAAGCGCGCGTCGATTTGCTGCACGAAGAGGCCGTCCTCGGTTTGAAGCAAGCCGGCTGCCGGACCGTGTGGGTGGGCGCGGAATCCGGCTCGCAGAGGATTCTCGATGCCATGGACAAGGGCACCACTGTGGCGCAGATTCATGCGGCGGCCGAGCGGCTGCACCGCCACGGCCTGCAAGTGTGCTTCTTTCTGCAATTCGGCTATCCCGGTGAAACCGATGCCGATATCGAAAAGACCATCAAAATGGTGCATGATTGCCGGCCCGACGACCTCGGCATCTCGGTTTCCTATCCGCTGCCCGGCACGCGCTTCTATGAGCGCGTCAAGGCTGAGCTGGGTGAGAAACACAACTGGGAGCACAGCGATGATCTCGACCTGATGTTTCGCGGCCAGTATCAACCGGAATTCTACCGCCAGTTGCATCGCGTCGTGCATCAGGAGTTCCGTTTGCACAAAACTGCGGCTTTGTTCTCGGAGATGTGGCAGAAGCCCTCGCAATTGACGCTGCGCAAGGTGCGGCAGTTGCTTGCGGCTGCCGGCCGTTGGCCGCTGCTGCACGTTGAGCGCGCGCGTTTGCAGCGGCTGAAAAGACCGAACCAGGCGTTCGAGGTTGAAAAGACGAAAGACCGGCCGAGGACGTAA
- a CDS encoding glycosyltransferase family 2 protein → MTTLSIIVPAYNEEHTIGEILARVQRVELSHLGVQREIIVVNDGSQDGTGEILAQLAASAGFTLVQQRRNRGKGAAVQAGLAHATGDLILIQDADLEYDPRDYAALLAPILAGRAEVVYGSRILGARVFGTRDYSYLHFYWGGRLLSWLTNLLFGSRLTDESTGYKLFTRRALQQVLPLEYAGFEFCSEVTAKLARRGCVIHEVPVHYHPRSRAQGKKITWRHGLQALLTLLRYRFRRPAKPAQDRELLPGSQVGAV, encoded by the coding sequence ATGACAACACTTTCAATCATCGTGCCGGCTTACAATGAGGAGCACACCATTGGTGAAATTCTGGCGCGCGTGCAGCGCGTCGAGCTGAGCCATCTGGGCGTGCAACGCGAGATCATCGTGGTCAATGACGGCTCACAGGATGGCACGGGAGAGATTCTCGCGCAGCTTGCGGCGAGCGCGGGGTTCACGCTCGTTCAGCAGCGCCGGAATCGCGGCAAGGGCGCGGCGGTGCAGGCGGGACTGGCGCACGCGACCGGCGATCTCATTCTGATTCAGGATGCTGATTTGGAATATGATCCCCGCGACTATGCCGCCCTGCTCGCGCCGATTCTCGCCGGCCGCGCCGAAGTGGTTTATGGCTCGCGCATTCTCGGCGCACGCGTGTTCGGCACGCGGGACTATTCTTATCTGCATTTCTATTGGGGCGGCCGGCTGTTGAGCTGGCTCACCAACCTGCTGTTCGGCAGCCGCCTCACCGACGAATCCACCGGCTACAAACTCTTCACCCGCCGGGCACTGCAGCAGGTGTTGCCGCTGGAATATGCCGGCTTTGAGTTTTGCTCGGAGGTGACGGCCAAGCTCGCCCGCCGCGGGTGCGTGATTCACGAAGTGCCGGTGCACTATCATCCCCGCTCGCGCGCGCAAGGCAAGAAGATCACCTGGCGGCACGGCCTGCAGGCGCTGCTGACGTTGCTGCGCTATCGCTTTCGCCGGCCCGCAAAACCGGCGCAAGATAGAGAGCTTTTGCCAGGAAGTCAAGTCGGCGCAGTTTGA
- a CDS encoding glycosyltransferase 87 family protein — MTFVKQNHHAADPHQYYCSRIVSTSPSNRRLALALAGTLIVFALLIIKFGILPSLNNTRGDFANYYTAARLVREGAPLARAYQDFVWFQMEMDRKGIVHQVGGFIPHPPPTATVFLPLTFLDAVAARNVWTAVNALLIVVCICGLACLTRLHWLATAVILLGTGFGLINNFLFGQMYLLLTATLVLGLLAQQRGKDALAGVLLGLLIPMKYVGILFVAYFAWRRRWRLVLAAGATVAAVAGFTALLAGSEPFRVFLTEVFPRHLRGEIQDPFAILFQSWASLFRRLFVHNATLNPAPPLDCPPAFYFLSAAAFWGFTALAAWLIAVVRFAAPRHQFLFEIGLLPLWFLLVSPSGTTYHFLLLTLTTTAFVALLLELQRRHAAAGLAALFIVINLPHYLKLMPLAQGWLTPLGYSRLWLLLLFGVLAWRFFRPLISLRPTKTKLGRALAVAVTLIASLSALAASRGRPAPADDGATWLALEDAEFQRHQGLLMKHPDAGRRRLVFSYCEFWNEQYTIFSTDSGRWTPPARRNYYHPDLAEDDASLLVQTIVNGRDEIWLSRAQGEEPQFLLAGSQPSWQEAGKSFVYVNGEALFLAVLADDQLQLRVLRTAAGEQMRFYDPACSPRGNLLAYCVEDRNAAAPEGGRFQLRLYDFSDGRDELVLAADDRLEQPAWSPDASVLLFAQKQNATIALAAVKLADRSKQAAAGDRYLLTTAAGHNTSPLWDAANDRILFTSDRGRGLEFSAIFVLPVPPALR, encoded by the coding sequence ATGACATTTGTGAAGCAAAACCATCACGCGGCTGATCCGCATCAATACTACTGCTCTCGCATCGTGTCCACTTCTCCATCAAATCGCCGGCTCGCGCTTGCGCTCGCAGGCACGCTTATCGTCTTTGCGCTGCTGATCATCAAGTTCGGCATTCTCCCCAGTCTCAACAACACCCGCGGCGATTTTGCCAATTACTACACCGCCGCCCGCCTGGTGCGCGAGGGCGCGCCGCTGGCACGCGCGTATCAGGATTTTGTCTGGTTTCAAATGGAGATGGATCGCAAGGGCATCGTGCATCAAGTCGGCGGTTTCATTCCGCATCCGCCGCCCACGGCCACGGTATTTTTGCCGCTGACGTTTCTTGATGCGGTTGCGGCGCGCAACGTCTGGACCGCGGTCAACGCCCTCCTCATCGTTGTTTGCATTTGCGGCCTTGCCTGCCTCACGCGGTTGCACTGGCTGGCAACGGCGGTGATCTTGCTCGGCACCGGCTTCGGCTTGATCAACAATTTCCTGTTTGGCCAGATGTATCTGCTGCTCACCGCCACGCTCGTGCTCGGCTTGCTGGCGCAGCAGCGGGGCAAAGACGCGCTCGCCGGAGTTTTGCTCGGCCTGCTGATTCCGATGAAATACGTGGGGATTCTCTTCGTGGCTTATTTCGCCTGGCGGCGGCGCTGGCGGCTGGTGCTCGCGGCAGGCGCCACGGTGGCGGCCGTCGCCGGCTTCACCGCGCTGCTGGCGGGCAGCGAGCCGTTTCGCGTCTTTCTCACTGAAGTCTTTCCGCGCCATTTACGCGGTGAAATTCAGGATCCGTTCGCGATTCTCTTTCAATCATGGGCCAGCCTGTTTCGCCGGCTTTTTGTTCACAATGCCACCCTCAATCCCGCGCCGCCTTTGGATTGTCCGCCGGCTTTCTATTTTCTCAGCGCTGCGGCGTTTTGGGGATTCACCGCGCTCGCTGCGTGGCTGATCGCAGTGGTGCGCTTCGCGGCGCCGCGCCACCAGTTCTTGTTCGAAATCGGATTGCTGCCGTTGTGGTTCCTGCTGGTCTCGCCGAGCGGCACGACGTATCATTTTCTGCTGCTGACCTTGACCACCACCGCCTTTGTCGCTCTTCTGCTCGAGCTGCAACGCCGGCATGCCGCTGCCGGGCTAGCGGCGTTGTTCATCGTGATCAATCTACCGCATTATCTCAAACTCATGCCGCTGGCGCAGGGCTGGCTCACGCCGCTGGGATATTCCCGCTTGTGGCTGTTGTTGCTCTTCGGCGTGCTGGCCTGGCGCTTTTTCCGGCCGCTGATTTCGCTGCGGCCAACGAAAACCAAACTGGGCAGAGCGCTGGCGGTTGCGGTGACTTTGATCGCGAGTCTCTCCGCTTTGGCGGCCAGCCGCGGCCGGCCGGCACCAGCGGATGACGGCGCCACCTGGCTGGCCCTGGAAGACGCCGAATTCCAACGCCATCAAGGTCTGCTGATGAAGCATCCCGATGCCGGCCGCCGGCGTCTGGTCTTCAGCTATTGCGAGTTTTGGAACGAGCAATACACCATTTTCTCGACGGATTCCGGCCGGTGGACGCCGCCAGCGCGCCGCAACTACTATCATCCTGATCTCGCCGAGGATGATGCCAGTTTGCTGGTGCAAACGATCGTGAACGGCCGCGATGAAATCTGGCTGAGCCGGGCGCAGGGTGAGGAGCCGCAATTCTTGCTTGCCGGCAGTCAGCCGAGCTGGCAGGAAGCGGGGAAGAGTTTTGTCTATGTCAACGGCGAGGCGCTGTTCCTGGCGGTGCTGGCAGACGATCAGTTGCAACTGCGGGTGTTGCGCACCGCCGCTGGCGAGCAGATGCGGTTCTATGATCCCGCCTGTTCGCCGCGGGGAAATCTACTGGCGTACTGTGTTGAAGATCGAAATGCCGCAGCGCCGGAGGGCGGCCGCTTTCAGTTGCGGCTCTATGATTTTTCCGATGGCCGCGATGAGCTGGTGTTGGCGGCGGACGATCGTCTGGAGCAGCCGGCCTGGTCACCGGACGCAAGCGTGCTGCTGTTTGCGCAGAAGCAAAACGCAACAATAGCGCTCGCGGCAGTGAAGCTGGCCGACAGAAGCAAGCAAGCCGCAGCAGGCGATCGATACCTTTTGACCACGGCTGCCGGCCACAATACTTCTCCGCTTTGGGATGCCGCGAATGACCGCATTCTCTTCACTTCCGACCGCGGCCGTGGCTTGGAATTCAGCGCGATTTTTGTGCTGCCGGTGCCGCCGGCGCTGCGGTGA